Sequence from the Leptospira johnsonii genome:
CCGGTAACAAAGTATAGTAATCCTTTTCTATCCGGAGCTTCTAAGTAGAACTTTGTAGCAGAATTGCCAGGTAAGTCTTCAAACTCCAATTGAGAATCTTGTCCTAGATAAAACGTATTTCGAATATCTATTTCACTTGAGGTTTGGATCATCTCTTCTAATGCGTTATCATCGGAAAAGACAGAAGACATTAAGATGCCTAGTTTGGATGCTTTGATTTTAGAATCTGTTTCAGGAGATCTAAGAAGAAATTCGTCGTAGCTGATCATGGAATCACCCTCTTTGATCGTGCGAATATCTCCGGAAAGGATCTCGAATCCCATAAAGAACATTGCCTTCACCATTTTATGAAGGGTTCCTGGGGCAGTTTCAGAAGTTTTGAGAGTAACTCTGTAGACTCCGTATTCTTCTTTGTAGTTAAATTCTATCATAGTTTCCGCTTTCCTACAAAGCCTGCACATTCCCTGAAAAATAACACTCAAAAACTAAGGCTTTTCGAGTAATGTTTTTCGAAGTCTAAATGAGTAGTAGCTCCTTTTTCAATATTCTGTCTCCTAAAATTTTTCATCAATGTGACAGAAGTTCCAGGAAAAACCGCTGCTACCGGATATACGCCGGAAGGCCTTTCGAATATACTGGGGAAATCGGGGAAATTTTTTTACTAACCGATACGCCCATTTCTCCCACTGGGGATCCATGGGGATATATATATGACAAATAAACAGAAATTTACCGAAGGATTTAAATTCGGGAAAACACAAGCGACGTATTCTAACTCAAAATTGGCCGGACCTAAGGTTCCACAAGGAAGCCAAGCGGCTAGAGGTTCTTATTCTTCCTCTTTAGGGCCAACTTTTGCAGGAAACGAACCTTCTTCCGAATCTCCTTTGCTAGTTCTTCTAGGTTTAGGCAGATATTTTAAGAATTATAAAGTACGACTTGGGATCGTTTTAGGCCTTCTTTTTACCGAAATCATCGTTTATTCTGCGATTCCTTTCTCTTTTAAGTTTTTGATCGATGAAGCTTTGATCGGGAAGAATGAAACAGTCCTCTATATCACAGGCGCTCTGTTGATCGGTGGCACGATCTTGATCACTGCTGCAGGGACAGTCAGAGACTATCTATACAACTGGGTCTCCGCTCGAGCCATAAGAGATATGAGAGAGGAGTTATTCATTCATTTACAGAGAGTGAATCTGGACTTCTACGCAAATACTCGTTTGGGTGATGTGCTCTCAAGATTCTCCACGGACCTGACTGCATTAGAAAACGCAGTACTTGCGCTTATCCCTTGGGGAATTTCTCCATTGCTCGAAGCAATCTTTGGAACTGCGTTATTATTCGCTTTGGATTGGAAGTTAGGCGCAATTGCCACCTTGATCTGGCCTATTACTTTTTTAGGACCTGTATTCTTCTCCACTAGATCTACCGCGGCAAGTTACGAAAGAAAGATAGAAGAAGCCAAAGTCCTAACCGCTGTCGAAGAATCTATCTCCGCTCAAAACCTGATCCGAGTATACGATCTGGACGGATCGTTTTGGGAAAAATTCAAAGGGAACTGTGAGAAACTATTTCATGTTTCCTTAAGATTAGGACTGACTAATTCTTATTTGGAACGTTCCGCATCGGGTGGAATCCTTCTCTTACAAGCTGTACTTTTGATCTCAGGTGCTTGGTTTGCATTCCACGGAATGGTGAGTGTGGGAGCTTTGGCAGCTTTTCTTCCTCCATTCTTGAACTTATCTTATTCTCTACTATATGTATCACAGTATTTCCCTACGATGAACCAAGCGAGTGGTTCTGCCAGAAGGATACTAGAGATCTTAAGAACTCCTACCTTCGAATCCGAAGGAGGAGAACGTCCATTTGCACCTTCTGAATTGCAAAATTCTATCAAACTAGAAGATTTACATTTCCGTTATAAAGGTAGAACTAAGAACCTAAACGGGGTCAATCTGGAGATCAAAAAAGGAACTTATACTGTTATCCTTGGACAAAGTGGTTCTGGAAAAAGTACGATACTCAAATTTATCCTAGGAATGATGGAGCCAAGCCAAGGGAAAGTTACCTTGGATGGTATTGCAATGGAGAAGATCCGTTTGGATGCGCTTCATTCCATGATCGGTATCGTATTCCAAGATACTTTCTTATTCCATACTAGCATTCTGGAAAATATTCGTATGGGACGCCCGGACGCAACTCCGGAAGAAGCAATCGAAGCGGCAAAACTCGCCGAGATACACGAATTCATTTCTGCTCTTCCTGACGGATACGAAACGATAGCAGGAGACAAGGGTTCAAAACTTTCAGGTGGAGAAAAACAAAGGATCGCATTGGCAAGAGCCTTAGTGAGAAATCCTCAAATTCTTCTGCTGGATGAAGCGACCTCCGCATTGGACCCGATCACAGAAGCAAGGATCTTAAAAACTCTCCAAAAATTGAGAGAGGGAAGAACAATCGTTTCTGTGACTCATAGATTGACAGGTTTACATGCTGCTGACCAAGTAGTGGTGCTAAAAAACGGAACTTTGGAACCGTATCCTTCTCCGGAAAATGATTCACTTTCCGCGGCGGCAATCGGATTGTAGAAAAATGCTGAAAGTACCGACTTACGTTTCTGAGTCTCCAATAGGGGGCCTCGGGGTTTTTGCAGGTAGAGATATAGAAGAAGGTGAACTCGTATGGGAGTTCCATCCTAAAACCGTTTGGACCCTAACACAGGAAGAAGTACAAGCTCTTCCGGAAAGACTCCAAAATCTGATCTATACGTATTCTTATTTGTTCGAAGGGCAATGGTACTTTTGCGTGGATAATTCCCGCTTCATGAATCATAGCGACCAAGCAAACACTTTAGAAGATAAAAGTGGAGTCCAAGGGGCAAGTAATCCTTTAGGAAGGGACAGAGCTGTCCGCAAGATCCTAAAGGATGAAGAATTGACCTGCAACTATAAGGAATTCGATCAGAACTGGAAGGATAAACTTCCTTCTTAATAATCTATCTTAAGATCCTTGATCTTCTTATCCAAGGTGTTTCTGTTGATACCCAAGAACTTGGCGACTCTAGTCTTGGTGTATTTGAACTTCTTCATTGCATACTTGATCAGTCTAGCTTCCACTTCACCCACAACGACTTCCATCGCTCTTCCGTCTAGTGCATCCAAATGAGCAGGGGAGAACTTGGAACTTGCCACTTCTGAAGAAGCTTCCGGATCCATGCCAACTTCTACTTCTTCTCCTTCGTCACCGTAAAGGATGCGACCACTGATTTCCGAGAAGTCTTGGATATCCAACATTTCGGATTGGGAAAGTACAACAGCTCTTTCAATCACGTTCTCTAATTCCCGCACGTTTCCAGGCCAAGCATAACTCATCAGAAGTTTATGAGCTTCTCTAGTGATCCCTTTGATCTTCTTAATATTCTCAGAAGTATACTTTGTGATGAAATGAT
This genomic interval carries:
- a CDS encoding ACT domain-containing protein, coding for MIEFNYKEEYGVYRVTLKTSETAPGTLHKMVKAMFFMGFEILSGDIRTIKEGDSMISYDEFLLRSPETDSKIKASKLGILMSSVFSDDNALEEMIQTSSEIDIRNTFYLGQDSQLEFEDLPGNSATKFYLEAPDRKGLLYFVTGVLKDLGINILSGEVRTDGKSLKAQDTFVLTDSRTDLGFAGSSTEERIRRYILQSSLNQV
- a CDS encoding ABC transporter ATP-binding protein; protein product: MTNKQKFTEGFKFGKTQATYSNSKLAGPKVPQGSQAARGSYSSSLGPTFAGNEPSSESPLLVLLGLGRYFKNYKVRLGIVLGLLFTEIIVYSAIPFSFKFLIDEALIGKNETVLYITGALLIGGTILITAAGTVRDYLYNWVSARAIRDMREELFIHLQRVNLDFYANTRLGDVLSRFSTDLTALENAVLALIPWGISPLLEAIFGTALLFALDWKLGAIATLIWPITFLGPVFFSTRSTAASYERKIEEAKVLTAVEESISAQNLIRVYDLDGSFWEKFKGNCEKLFHVSLRLGLTNSYLERSASGGILLLQAVLLISGAWFAFHGMVSVGALAAFLPPFLNLSYSLLYVSQYFPTMNQASGSARRILEILRTPTFESEGGERPFAPSELQNSIKLEDLHFRYKGRTKNLNGVNLEIKKGTYTVILGQSGSGKSTILKFILGMMEPSQGKVTLDGIAMEKIRLDALHSMIGIVFQDTFLFHTSILENIRMGRPDATPEEAIEAAKLAEIHEFISALPDGYETIAGDKGSKLSGGEKQRIALARALVRNPQILLLDEATSALDPITEARILKTLQKLREGRTIVSVTHRLTGLHAADQVVVLKNGTLEPYPSPENDSLSAAAIGL
- a CDS encoding SET domain-containing protein; the encoded protein is MLKVPTYVSESPIGGLGVFAGRDIEEGELVWEFHPKTVWTLTQEEVQALPERLQNLIYTYSYLFEGQWYFCVDNSRFMNHSDQANTLEDKSGVQGASNPLGRDRAVRKILKDEELTCNYKEFDQNWKDKLPS